In Capsicum annuum cultivar UCD-10X-F1 chromosome 11, UCD10Xv1.1, whole genome shotgun sequence, one genomic interval encodes:
- the LOC107855250 gene encoding vacuolar-sorting protein BRO1 has protein sequence MASPSSTAATTNVMLAIFEKKTVSLDLYRPLRNYISFNYSEREAQNLEDDLQTIKQYRSEIERVPADSLPARRDLLQNYYKALCAIESRFPISPDKDHVNSVYFTWYDTFKVKQKAVQQNIHLEKAAVLFNLGAVHSQMGLSLDRSAVEGRRQASHSFIAAAGVFAYLRDNVAMKASMGTSTTVDMSVECAGMLERLMLAQAQECVFENTIAKGSTPGVCAKISRQVGIYYEEALAALNVAPLLYHFDKGWLAHVQLKAALFYAEACYRYGMELHEKEEIAEEIARLKSGISALAEAKKSSSKGAAQQLLDAINKLEANLNQNLARAVKENDRVYLMRVPQASSLPPLPAFAMVKPMPMNDVLDASKEKMFASLVPDNSAKALSRYTEMVDDVIRTQAERLQQGSELARVKLREMDLPDSILALEGNVTLPMALKEDVEAVQICGGPAGLEAELQQLNDLKRVNQELLVQTEELLQKEATEDAQFRSQFGTRWTRPQSSTLTKNLQDRLNRFAGNLKQAAESDARIERSVRDHAALMSILDHRPIESALPTLARPIMSLDANEDAIAGALKQSLRQLEGLGAQRAGLEDMLKEMKRKDDILPKLMTSTGSHEDLFRKEIAKYDHICEEISKNLEAQEQLLLQIQAQNQDFASIFNLEDYKASRERTYKQIEVAISKYQEIKENINEGLKFYVTLQDAITNVKQQGSDFVMTRNMQCREMMDDVQRQISGLSFQENKGSNGYNYPSAAQSHQVPRSNPQPPADPTNIPNAVRPPTPTYQPPHQPAMPSYNQNPPPYGPPRQQPTPPYNLQASGPPYPPPQHQQQPPLNHEYGQPAYPGWRGPYYNAPPQQPAPLQQQGSMPRSPYTVPSPYHPPPHQSGYYRQ, from the exons ATGGCTTCTCCGTCGTCAACGGCGGCGACGACTAACGTTATGCTAGCAATCTTCGAGAAGAAAACCGTATCACTCGATCTCTACCGTCCATTACGTAACTACATCTCATTCAATTACTCAGAACGCGAAGCTCAAAATCTCGAAGATGATCTACAAACGATCAAACAGTATCGTTCCGAAATCGAACGAGTTCCTGCTGATTCACTACCTGCTCGTCGTGATCTCTTGCAAAATTACTATAAAGCCCTTTGTGCGATTGAATCGAGGTTTCCTATTTCGCCTGATAAGGATCATGTCAATTCTGTGTATTTTACTTGGTATGATACTTTCAAAGTCAAGCAGAAAGCTGTTCAGCAGAATATTCATCTAG AGAAAGCTGCAGTTTTGTTCAATCTGGGGGCAGTGCACAGTCAGATGGGATTGAGTTTGGATCGATCAGCAGTGGAGGGGCGAAGGCAGGCATCACATTCCTTTATTGCCGCAGCTGGGGTATTCGCCTACCTGAGAGACAATGTGGCTATGAAGGCATCAATGGGTACTTCCACCACGGTTGACATGTCAGTGGAATGTGCTGGGATGTTGGAAAGACTCATGCTAGCGCAGGCCCAGGAGTGTGTTTTTGAGAATACTATTGCCAAAGGAAGCACTCCTGGAGTCTGTGCAAAGATTTCAAGACAG GTAGGGATTTATTATGAGGAAGCCTTGGCAGCATTAAATGTTGCACCTTTGCTCTACCACTTTGACAAGGGCTGGCTGGCTCATGTTCAGCTAAAGGCTGCCTTGTTTTATGCTGAGGCCTGCTATAGGTATGGTATGGAGCTCCACGAGAAAGAAGAAATTGCAGAAGAAATTGCGAGGTTGAAGAGTGGGATTAGTGCGTTGGCTGAGGCCAAAAAGTCATCATCAAAGGGAGCAGCACAGCAGCTCTTGGATGCAATTAATAAGCTAGAGGCTAATTTAAATCAAAACTTGGCGAGAGCTGTGAAGGAGAATGATAGAGTATACCTCATGAGAGTTCCACAAGCCAGTTCTCTGCCTCCTCTTCCAGCATTTGCGATGGTCAAGCCTATGCCAATGAATGATGTTCTGGACGCAAGCAAGGAGAAGATGTTTGCGAGTCTTGTTCCTGATAACAGTGCTAAAGCTCTGTCCAGGTACACAGAAATGGTTGATGACGTCATCCGGACTCAAGCTGAGAGATTGCAACAGGGAAGTGAGCTAGCTCGAGTTAAGCTAAGGGAAATGGACTTGCCTGATTCTATTCTTGCATTGGAGGGAAACGTAACTCTACCCATGGCCTTAAAAGAAGATGTAGAGGCAGTTCAAATTTGTGGTGGTCCAGCTGGTTTAGAAGCTGAGCTACAGCAACTCAATGATCTGAAGAGGGTGAACCAGGAATTACTGGTTCAAACTGAGGAGCTTTTGCAAAAAGAAGCAACAGAAGATGCTCAATTTAGAAGTCAATTTGGAACACGATGGACAAGGCCTCAATCTAGTACTCTAACAAAGAACCTACAGGACAGGTTAAACAGGTTTGCAGGTAACTTGAAGCAAGCTGCAGAGAGTGATGCCAGGATTGAGCGATCAGTGAGGGATCATGCCGCACTCATGTCAATCCTTGACCACCGTCCA ATTGAGTCTGCTCTTCCAACCTTGGCAAGACCAATCATGTCATTGGATGCCAATGAAGATGCCATTGCGGGAGCTCTGAAGCAGAGCTTG AGACAATTAGAAGGTCTTGGTGCTCAGCGTGCAGGTCTTGAAGATATGCTGAAAGAGATGAAGAGGAAG GATGATATACTTCCCAAGCTGATGACATCCACTGGCTCCCATGAGGATCTTTTTAGAAAGGAGATTgcaaaatatgatcatatttgtGAAGAAATTTCCAAGAACCTTGAGGCGCAAGAGCAATTGTTGCTGCAAATTCAG gctcaaaatcaggactTCGCTTCTATTTTCAATCTTGAAGATTATAAAG CATCCCGTGAGCGAACCTATAAGCAAATTGAAGTTGCCATTtcaaaatatcaagaaataaaGGAGAATATCAACGAGGGATTGAAGTTTTACGTTACACTTCAG GACGCGATCACAAACGTAAAGCAACAGGGCAGTGATTTTGTGATGACAAGAAACATGCAATGCCGGGAAATGATGGATGATGTGCAGAGACAAATTTCAGGTCTCAGTTTCCAGGAGAACAAAGGTTCAAATGGCTATAATTATCCTTCTGCAGCTCAGTCTCATCAGGTTCCAAGATCCAATCCCCAACCGCCAGCAGACCCCACGAATATTCCCAACGCTGTTCGACCTCCAACTCCTACTTACCAACCCCCTCATCAACCCGCAATGCCTAGTTATAATCAAAATCCACCACCTTACGGTCCTCCTCGGCAGCAGCCTACACCGCCTTACAACTTGCAAGCTTCTGGTCCACCATATCCACCgcctcaacatcaacaacagcctCCACTGAACCACGAATATGGCCAACCTGCATATCCCGGTTGGCGGGGTCCCTACTATAATGCACCTCCTCAGCAACCTGCCCCTCTGCAGCAACAAGGTTCTATGCCCCGATCTCCTTATACCGTCCCTTCTCCATATCATCCTCCTCCCCATCAGAGTGGCTATTACCGGCAATGA
- the LOC107854658 gene encoding tetratricopeptide repeat protein 5, producing MSISTGEVAGAGDELYVKATAAADELYNFRDNYFPLTPEERISKLQNLSDLALQILDKIPIEKRKLPLQRATYEYLRGKILDAVPVYKKEAEDHLSKAVKLNPSLVDAWLCLGNCIWKKGDLNAAKNCFTFALGKGPNKNILCQLSMLERKLAQDAENPEEIVDESIKHAREAITLDVKDGYSWYNLGNGFLTSFFVTGAWDHSKLLQSLKAYQNAERDEKMKSNPDLYYNCATVNKYLENYERALTGFEAAALMDPGLNAMEDARMMVLLLDKLDYLLRGPIKAKRLSSLSSLATVDLSHSYKRATMDLLSEGLNKGIAITGKVLFFAKNESLAPLCYVLSDAYHTCYVITVYGIRNDAIKEGDQVTLLEPFYRFVDFSWKGKHYQFKSVRVDFVEQVLVNGKCLTPHHAVHTSIYAQLKA from the exons ATGAGCATTTCAACCGGAGAAGTTGCCGGCGCCGGAGATGAGTTGTATGTAAAGGCAACTGCAGCCGCCGATGAACTTTACAACTTTCGCGATAACTATTTTCCGTTAACTCCGGAGGAGAGAATCTCCAAATTGCAAAATCTATCTGATCTAGCTCTTCAAATCCTCGATAAAATTCCTATAG AAAAGAGGAAATTGCCGCTTCAACGTGCCACCTATGAGTATTTGAGAGGGAAAATATTGGATGCTGTTCCAGTATATAAGAAGGAAGCAGAGGATCATTTGTCGAAAGCT GTTAAGTTGAATCCGTCTCTTGTGGATGCTTGGCTGTGCCTAGGTAACTGCATTTGGAAGAAAGGAGATTTAAATGCAGCTAAAAACTGCTTTACATTTGCTCTTGGCAAG GGTCCAAATAAGAATATTCTATGTCAACTATCAATGCTTGAAAGAAAACTGGCTCAAG ATGCTGAAAATCCAGAAGAAATTGTTGATGAAAGCATCAAACATGCCAGGGAAGCAATCACTTTGGATGTCAAGGATGGATATTCTTGGT ATAACCTAGGAAATGGATTTCTCACTTCTTTTTTTGTCACGGGAGCATGGGACCACAGTAAGCTTCTACAATCATTAAAAGCATACCAGAATGCT GAAAGAGATGAAAAAATGAAGTCAAATCCTGATCTGTACTACAATTGTGCCACT GTGAACAAATATCTAGAGAATTATGAGAGGGCCCTTACTGGATTTGAAGCTGCTGCCTTAATGGATCCTGGTCTTAATGCTATGGAGGATGCCCGAATGATGGTTCTGCTTCTTGACAAATTAGACTATTTGCTTCGG GGTCCGATTAAGGCTAAGCGGCTTTCATCCCTATCATCGCTTGCCACAGTTGATT TGAGTCATTCATACAAAAGAGCAACCATGGATCTCCTATCTGAAGGTCTAAATAAAGGAATTGCAATCACAGGGAAAGTTTTGTTCTTTGCTAAGAATGAGAGTTTGGCTCCATT ATGCTATGTGCTATCCGATGCCTATCACACATGTTACGTAATTACAGTGTATGGTATACGCAATGATGCT ATTAAAGAAGGAGATCAAGTCACCTTATTGGAGCCTTTCTACCgctttgttgatttttcttggaaaGGAAAG CATTACCAATTCAAATCAGTGCGAGTGGATTTTGTCGAACAAGTTCTTGTAAATGGAAAATGCCTGACTCCTCATCATGCAGTTCATACGTCAATCTACGCGCAACTCAAGGCATGA